The DNA region GTCGACTGGTTACTACCGGGCATTCTCGGCATGAACATCATGTTTTCCTGCCTCTTTGGTGTGGGTTACGTCATTGTGCGTTACCGCAAGAATGGCTATCTCAAGCGTTTGTCGGCCACGCCAGTTTCGGCGCTAGATTTCATCATTGCGCAGGTCTTATCACGTCTGGTCCTCATCATGGTCATCACCGTGGCCGTGTTCGCGGGTGTGCATGCCGTGTTCGATTTCCCTGTGCAGGGGGCCTATTTGGACCTGTTTTTGGTTACCCTACTGGGCTGCGCGTCCATGGTGTCTATTGGGCTATTGGTGGCGTCTCGCCTCACTAGTGAAGAGCTGGCCGGGGGGCTGCTGAACTTTGTGGCCTGGCCCATGATGGTGCTGTCGGGAGTGTGGTTCAGCTTGGATGGGGCGCCGCAGTGGGTGCAGCAGGCCTCGTTGCTGCTGCCACTGACCCATTTATTGCAGGCGGCTCGCGCCATCATGTTTGATGGTGCAGGCTTGGCCGAGCTGTCCCTTCAATTAGCTGCCCTTGGGGGCTTGACCGTGGTGTGCATCATGCTGGCGGCGGCCAGCTTTCGCTGGCGCCAGCAATGATGAGTGAAGGCCCTGCATAGCCCGCTGTAAGCCCAACGTGGTCGGGGGCGATCGCCGATTGAGCTGCTGGTTGGTGGGGCGCGTACAATATGGGCCCCCTTGAAGCCCAAGCGCAGTGCGATGACCC from Oceanococcus sp. HetDA_MAG_MS8 includes:
- a CDS encoding ABC transporter permease, translating into MIKRIGALMWARNLEFMRDRSTLGWNILLPVLLVLGLSAVFGNGVRPLLKVAVLGELPVAQEQTRLEFTQYVAVEDRQSSLAKVGRHQLDALLIPAEQRYFYNPSSPKGAVIHRMLQTLPNWTAEVEEGAGLRYVDWLLPGILGMNIMFSCLFGVGYVIVRYRKNGYLKRLSATPVSALDFIIAQVLSRLVLIMVITVAVFAGVHAVFDFPVQGAYLDLFLVTLLGCASMVSIGLLVASRLTSEELAGGLLNFVAWPMMVLSGVWFSLDGAPQWVQQASLLLPLTHLLQAARAIMFDGAGLAELSLQLAALGGLTVVCIMLAAASFRWRQQ